The region AAGGGGAACTGCCCTTCGCCCAAGGCGTGGGCGCCGGCCACCAGCTCGCCGATCTTCTCCACCAAGCTGTGCCGGTTGGCAGCCAGCTGTTGGTCCTCCTCTTCCTCGGCAGAGAGGTGCTGGCCGGCGCCGGGGTAGACGGAGATCTCCACGGCCCCGCCGCCCCAGGCGGTGTTAGGGAGGCTCAGCCGCTTGGGCGAAGCTTTGGCAAAATCCAGGGGGCCGGGCGAGGAGTCGTCGGCGTAGAAGACGCACTCCTCGCTGCCCACCCGCGTCGGGCCGGCGTAGCCGGGCGAGTCGGGCACCGTGGGGGTCTTCACGGGGACGATGGGGGGTCGGATGGGGATGGGGCCGGCGTTGGAGAGGGTCCGGCGGACTGAGGGCTTGGTGGAGGGCGTGCGGCGGATGGTGGCCACCCCCGGGGTGGTGCCGGCCGGGAGGTTGGTGCCGGTGGGCAGGCCGGCGGTGGAGGCGGGGCGCTTGGTCTGGATCATGCGCCGGTAGTTCTGGGCGATGTTGCTGTTGCGGGGGATGGTGGAGGACTTGTCGAAGTCGCTCTGCGGCTCGCACTCCACGTCGCCGTTCACCGAGTAGCAGTCGTAGTCGGAGcctgagggaagggagggacGGGGCGGCAGGGTCAGGGGGCAGGGTAGGTGGCCCAGCTGGCGCTGCCGAGCTCAACTGCCGCCCCCACAATGCAGTCACAGCCAGTCCCAGGGAATGTCACTGCAGTGTGATCACAACCATGCTCGGCCACCACCCTGGCAACACAGTCCCAAGCACTGCTGGCACAAGGTGCTCaccaccaagcccaaccatcaccatcagaaggcagccacaagcaaaccaaaccatcaTGAGGTAACCACAAGCAAACCCAACCATCACCATCAGGAGGCAAcccaagcaaaccaaaccatcaCCATCAGGAGGCAACCACAATTAAATCCAAGCATTACCATCAAGAGGCAGCCACAATTAAATCCAATCATCACCACTGGAGGACAACCATACCCCAGCTCAACCAGCACCATCAGAGGGCAACTACAACCACTTCAACCATCACACTGAGGTGACAATCAACCCACATGACCACAACCAGCCATGAGCCTCACAACTGACCTGAaccatcaccaccctcaccctgctgTAGTCAAACCCAGCCCtccaccaccacaaccaccactCTCACAACAGGATCAGAGCCAAACTCCACCTGCTGCACAGTGGACCTCCTGCCTCCCAGGGACACACACAGTCTTTGTCCCACCAGCCCCCATGCAATGTGACCACAGCCTGGTGCTACTGACACCCAGTGCCCCAAGGCCACCAAAGCTTCTGCTGTCCCTTTGCCCTCTCTGAGTGCCCACTGTTCATAGATttgtagaatgggttgggttggaagggaccttcaagctcatccagttccaaccccctgccatgggcagggacacttcacaccagtccaggctgctcaaggcctcatccaaccttttGTCTccttagcaagggggttggactggatgaccttgaaaggtcccttccaacccaaattacagattcatagaatcctagaataggttggaagggaccttcaagatcctccagttccaaccccattgccatgggcagggacacctcccaccagcccagcttgctaaGGGtaccatccagcctggcctacaacacctccagggcagccacagcctccctgggcaacctgtgccagtgtcttccccaccctcactgccaacaaattcttcctcatctccagcctcaatcttccctcttccatctcaaagccatttcctcccctcctgTCACTACAAAGGACCCCAAattcttctcctttctgttcTCTAACCTTCCCCACCACAATCATCCTCCATGCACCTCGTAGATGTTCTCCAAGGACTAACAAAGCTCTCTGAGCTCTCCTCACTGCCAACCTCCCTTTTGgtggccatggcagggtgggTACCTTGGGAAGGGATGGTGTCCTCGGAGCAGGAGGGGGTGGTGGTCTGCGTGCTGTAGCCACTGGAATACTGCAGCGAGTCCCGGCTGCTCTTCTGGTGCTCCAAGCTCAACCCCCGCGTCAAGACCATGGCCAGGTCGCTGGCGGCGGGGGACACCTCCTCCCCATGCTGTGGGGGACAAGGGACCACCCATCAGCCATCCCTGGTTCCCCTCTTGGGAGGCTCCCCCCTCCTCCAAAAAGCTCGATCATCCCTGTGCCCACCCCTGCAGCGGCAGTACCTTGGCGGCGATGGTGGCCGGAGACATGCGGGGCCTGGGGGCGTCCTCAGCGCCGGTGCCGGGGTAGCCGGTGCCAGGGTAGGTGGTGCCCGGGTAGCCGGTGGAGGCTGAGCCCATCTCGGCTTCCCGCAGGTGCTCCACGCGGTCCTTGCGCCGCTGCAGGGTGGGCACCGTCGGCTGGTCGTAGGGGCTGGCCTTGGACCAGTCCTGCAAGGGCCAAGGCAGCGAAGGGGTGACGCTGGGGACCCCAccagccagggcagggtgggTGAGGGCATGCAGCCACGCCCCATGAGCCCTTAGGGTGCATTGCCCCCTGGTGGGGTGGGGAGATCCAGGGGCTCAAGCCCAGGAGATGTGGTGGGACCCATACGTGAAATGCAACCCTGATGAGGTGGGGAACAGTGtcaaggaaaggaggagagaggaagaggagagggctgCTGCCAAAGCTTCATCTTCCCACCCATGTCCTGATGGTGgagtggagaggagcagctgagggagctgggggtgtttagcctggagaagaggaggctgaggggagacctcattgctctctacaacttcctggaagaaggttggagccaggcaggggttggtctcctctcacatgcagcaagtgacaggacaaagggaaaaggcctcaagctgcaccaggggaggttcaggttggacattaggaaaaatctcttcccaGGAAGAGTTCTCAggccctgccccaggctgcccagggatgtaggtgctggagtcaccatccctggaaggattcaagagctgcctggatgtggtgctgagggaaggTGGTTCGGTGGCGGTGGCTCcgcagcagtggtggcattgtgagctctagggGTGAGTGGTTGGGACCTGGTGACCCCCTCagggtctcctccaacctcagcagctctctggttCTGTGGGTGAGAACTAACCGAGGTGGGGGAGCTGCACTCGCTGACCGACTGGCAGGTTTCGGAGGCCTCCGAGGACGCTGAGCTGGAGGACttctgctgtgccaggaggCCAAGGGGTGagccagagagggagagaagaggcagtcagCAAGCACAGCCATGGCCCCCCGGGGTGCAGACCCAGACCCgcagcccacagcagcagatGCAGGAAGGGTGAGCAGGATGCGACCCAGAGGTGGGGGGAGAaaggctgtgtggagctggctgagatgctcagctccaacctggCTGATCCCATTGGAGCCAAGAGGCATCCTGGGAAGCAAGGATGGTCCTTGCAGCCATGGGGACCCCAGTAAGCGTGGGCAGTGCCAGAGCAGCTTGGTGGCACGGCCAGCACGAGggctcagcagcccccaggGGGTCCCAAAGCATCCTTGGCACTGAGAAGGATGCAGGGCGAAGGGGAAGCTTTGCTCCATGCTGAGTCTCAAGGAGCTGGTGCAAAGTGGGTATTATGGGCTTGGGAAACACCCTGTTCCCCATCTCTGGgttgggtggggttgggggCACAGATGGGGTTtctctgcagcagggttggcatccccagcacagctggaaaCACCTCAGGGGGCCGGGTCCCATCCACGTCTACACCAGCCCCATTCTACAGACAGGCGAAGGGGAAACcgaggcagggcagcaggggggggttgggatTGGCTTATTGGCACctgccctccccttcccccccaccccacgcTGCTCCATACCTGGCTGGTGATGTCGGAGGGCATGGGGGAAGGCGGTTTGGAGTAGGCAGCGTCCTGGGAGATGAAGCCGGAGTCGTGGGAGGAGACGCTGGAGAGGCGAGCGGCCGGGGGCTGCGCCAGGCTGCGGTAGCGATAGGTGGAACTGGGTGAGCAGCTCTGAGCCCCCCCGGGCCATGCCACGCCACCCTTGGCACTGCTAACGCTGCTGGCGGGGCACCGGTGGGGGGTGGGACGCACGCACGGGGGACGCGGCGGCCGGGAGGAggacagaggaaggaaaaacaaacaaacaaacaaacaaacaaaagaagagtTTAAGGAAGAGGCTCGGAGCCCTGCCCCGCAGCTCAGCCctaggaggggggagggagggactgAGATGCTCCTGGGGTGGCCCTGCACCCGTCTGGGATCacacagggagggggcaggggacGTGCTGGGTGGGGTACATGGTAAAGGTGGCATGCGTGTCCCCAGGACCCCTCGCAGTATCCCCAAAAACCTGGAGGCACTTTTCCTTGCCCCAGAGGTCTGCCAGACCCTGCCCCAGAGATCCCACCAGACCCTGCTCCATAGATCCACCAGACCTTGCTCCATAGGTCCCACCAGACCCTGCCCCATAGGTCCCACCAGACCCTGCTCCAGAGGTCCCACCAGACCCTGCTCCATAAATCCCACCAGACCCTTGCCCCATAGGTCCCACAAGACCCTTCCCCATAGCTCCACCAGACCCTGCCCCAGAGGTCCACCAGACCCTGCCTCATAGGTCCACCAGACCCTGCCCCAGAGGTCCCACCAGACCCTGCTCCATAGATCCCACCAGACCTTGCTCCTTAGGTCCCACCAGACCCTGCCCCATAGATCCCACCAAACCCTGCTCCATAGATCCCACCAGACCCTGCACActctacagcaggttgctcacagccacctccagcctggctgcaaaaacctccacagGGCTGGCCAGCAGTTTGGCATCTGGACATGTGGAGGTGGCCACGCACCTCGTGAGCACACCCAAGGGCtgcaccacccccacccccaccccagggttaccagaggggtctgggggttGGATTTCCCCATGTGGAGCCCTCCCcagtggggggaggaggagcaTACCTGCACATGCTGGACTTgcgggagctggagctgctgggtgagGACGGGGGGGTCTGGTAGGACCAGCTATAGTCAGAGCCCTTCAGGTCCTTGATcacctgcaggaaggatgggggTGGGTTAAGCTCTCCAAAAGTTttaaccccccctcccccactccTTAACCCCCTCCCCGTGGCGCTCCCCCACTCACCTGCTCGCTGGCAGGGGGCAGCTTGTGGGGCTCAGCCGTCAGGACCACCAAGTCCTCGATGATGCCCTGCAGGTGGGTGATCTCGCCCAGCATGGTGAGCTCCCCGTTCTGCCACAAGGGGGAACCATCAGCACCCCAGCAGGCCACCAGCAAtaccccctccccgcccctacCCCCGCCCCATCTCCCCTCCCCCGTGCGCTCACCACCacgggctgcaggaaggtgatgAAGGTGCAGAAGCGACCCCGCTCCTCGATGAGGGCCTTGCGGACCGCCTGCTTCTCCGTCTCCTCCAGCAGTAGGTACATGTCATTGACGTCCTGCAGAGCGTTgtccagctggggctgcaggtcTCCCTTCCCTGTGAGAGCAGAGTGGGGGGGAGTGGTGTAGGGGCATACCGTCAGTGACaggctccccctcccccccccaacaaacacaccccctccccaaatcTGCAGGGGgacataggatcacagaattgtcagggttggaagggagctcaaggctcagccagtcccaacccccctgccatgggcagggacacctcacaccacagcaggttgctcacagccacctccagcctggctgcagaaacctccaggcaggaggcttccaccaccacctccctgggcaacctctgccaggctctcaccaccctcctgggcaagaatttcttctaacatccagtctgaatctccccatttctagttttgctccatcccccccactcctatcactccctgacaccctccaaagtccctccccagcttccttggagcccccttcagatcctgcaaggccaccagaaggtctcctgggagccttctcctctccagcctgcacaaccccaactctctcagtctgtcctcagagcagagcagctccagccctctgctcctcctcctggcccttctctagacacctCACAGCCAAGCCAAGGCCACCCATCCTCTCTGGCTGGGAGGCATCACCCCCACATCCCAAGTGGGTGCCCCCTCCACGTCCCAGGAGGGTCTGGGAGCACCCTCACCTCATGGCAGCCCCGGTTTGGGGTGGCAGGGGGGGGGTTGCCCACCACCCCAACCCCCAGGACGTGGGGTGTAAGCTAAGCTAAAAGCAGGGTAAGGCGGTGGGGGGGCACAGGAAGCAGatgacagacagacaggcagacagacagacagaggcagccccagccccgggGGAGGTGTGGGGTGGGTGTAGCAGATGAGGAAGCAAAGAGGGTGTTCAGGGatgggagggtggggagggggccagCAGTTCACTTACCAAGCAGCtctacagga is a window of Indicator indicator isolate 239-I01 chromosome 19, UM_Iind_1.1, whole genome shotgun sequence DNA encoding:
- the MTSS2 gene encoding protein MTSS 2: METAEKECGALGGLFQAIINDMKSSYPIWEDFNSKATKLHSQLRTTVLAAVAFLDAFQKVADMATNTRGATRDIGSALTRMCMRHRSIEAKLRQFTNALMESLINPLQDRIEDWKKTANQLDKDHAKEYKRARHEIKKKSSDTLKLQKKARKELLGKGDLQPQLDNALQDVNDMYLLLEETEKQAVRKALIEERGRFCTFITFLQPVVNGELTMLGEITHLQGIIEDLVVLTAEPHKLPPASEQVIKDLKGSDYSWSYQTPPSSPSSSSSRKSSMCSSVSSAKGGVAWPGGAQSCSPSSTYRYRSLAQPPAARLSSVSSHDSGFISQDAAYSKPPSPMPSDITSQKSSSSASSEASETCQSVSECSSPTSDWSKASPYDQPTVPTLQRRKDRVEHLREAEMGSASTGYPGTTYPGTGYPGTGAEDAPRPRMSPATIAAKHGEEVSPAASDLAMVLTRGLSLEHQKSSRDSLQYSSGYSTQTTTPSCSEDTIPSQGSDYDCYSVNGDVECEPQSDFDKSSTIPRNSNIAQNYRRMIQTKRPASTAGLPTGTNLPAGTTPGVATIRRTPSTKPSVRRTLSNAGPIPIRPPIVPVKTPTVPDSPGYAGPTRVGSEECVFYADDSSPGPLDFAKASPKRLSLPNTAWGGGAVEISVYPGAGQHLSAEEEEDQQLAANRHSLVEKIGELVAGAHALGEGQFPFPTTLAGAGPTEETPAPPPAASMDPPAEDMLVAIRRGVRLRRTVTNDRSAPRIS